The window GAGAGCGCATGAAACATGTGGACTTGGGAAAGGGGGTGAGTGAGTagagtacaacaacaataacaacctagTAATAATACCATTAGTGGGGTCTgcggagggtagagtgtacgcagaccttaccctacccatgagggtagagaggctgtttccgggagaccacaacaacaacaacaaaagatctgtaaaataacagaaaatataCAAATAAGATCAGCACCGTAAGTGACAACAAATAATGGGAAGGACAATAATTATGGCAATAATAAAAAttgtaaataaaatataaaataaaagtaaaaaataataaacaaaaaatagaaagtgTGATGGAACAATAACTGCTAGCAGTCCTCTATAAAACACTATCAGATTATCCAGAACAACGAAAAAAAACGCTCAACTAAAttctaacctacaaccctaatgctcgaccttcaCACCTCCCTATCCAGGGCCATGTTCTCGAAAATCTGAAGTTGCGCCATATCTTGCCTTATCACCTCGCCccaatattttattaaaaaatattttctacaaaatatttttcgcaaattttttttcactcaacaaccaaacaaggaaaaataaatcataaaatcaCTCGTTTTCCATGAAAATATTGCCAAACACACCCTTAGACCTTTTCCGAAAAATTAATTCTATTTGTCTGTCATAGAAGCTTATCAACGGTCTGTGACTGATAACACTCCCTTTTCCTCCACACAAGCAATCTTTCTAAAGGTCCCACCTTTTTCAATTCCGATAGAAAATCAAATTACTCAGATCATTATTACAAACTTCAAAGTCAATATTCAACAATCAATTCATCACTCCTTAACACAACTTCAAAATTTTCCCAGGTCAGTCAAGTAAATTCTACCCCCAATGCACAAAAAAAAAAACGGATAAAAatgttgaattgtatataaaataTAGACTTTTTCCATAAGAATTCAAGATTCCTAATTCCCATTTTGTAAATTGATTGTTTCAGCTAATGGGTATGAATGCTTCGATTTTTTGTTGTTGCAGGAATTgtagaattttgattatttttgaagtttttttcGACCCCAATTGAGTTGGGATTGAGGGGTAGTTGATTTGTTGATTAATTGATTGATCTTTGAAGATTTTACTGCAAAGAATTCCGCAAAATCCAAAAATGTTTACGAGAATATTTGGAAAACCCAAACAAGAAACAAATGCTCTAGCAACTTTAGACAAGTTAAATGAGGTATGATCCTGAATCCTGATTGGCTGtattctttaaaatttggttcaatttttcttttccttcttgttTGGACTCAAACAAATGGTTTACTGGTATTTGAGTAAAGTAAACCCAAATAGAATGGAATGAGTGTAATGGAATCAATATAGAGGATTTATATAGTCGATCGCAACTAGTTTGGAAATGAGGTCAGTTTGATtgacttccttttctttttgagaCTACGAGTTTTTGGTATCCGGAACCCATTGACCCCACCAATTCAGATTCGTGCTGCGTATGGCCCATTAAGCAGGAAGTGCTCCCTGGCAGGAATATTTTCCAACTTCCGGGCTTGAACCTGAACCTCTGGTTAGGGATAGAGGGATCCTATCTATCCTACTATATCCCTTGGTGGTCTTTTTGTGACAACTAATTCGTGGTTGGTAGGCATCATAGAGGATTAATATAAGCATCCGAGTTTGGAATCGAAGCATGATTGTCTGAGTGATAAAAATATCTACTTTGGATCACCTTATTTATGGTTGGCAGGCATCATATGGACTCTAGGGGATCAAAATTACGTTTTCTTTGTCCATTGCTAAGTTTAAAATTGATTCTAATGAAATGGTATGTTATTTGATTAATGTGAGAACTAAAAtatggtgtgtgtgtgtgtgtgtgtgtatagggACGCTATTTCAGTGTTGGTAGGCATTGTGTGGACTTTAAGGGGAATCACATTACCGTTTCTTTTGTCCATTTCTGTGTCTAAGTTCGATGCTTATGAAAGGTTTGTTATTTGCTGGGTGTGAGGGCCAGATTTTAGCTATACCGTGAGTTTAGAATGTCTTTTTAGGAATTGGATACTGTTCTGCTTGGATTAAATTCTTGTGGATGGTTGTATAAAggtttgaatttttttgaaatttacaTATGCGCATTCTGTTATTATGATAATCATTTTATTTCTCAGTTTAATTACACATTTATGTTCTGTTGCAAATTAACAGTTTGTGGCTTTCTGGAATAGTTTCATCAGTTAGCTGTACTGCTTAATGAATCATATAGCACCCTGATGAATAAAAACCAAAAGAATTGAGTGAATTAAGTTCACATTGATGTTTTAGTCCCATGTAGTTTAATCCACTGATGAAAATGTTCTACGTTTGTGCTTTCTAAAAGAGAGTGCCAGCCCTCCGTTCTTCCAATGGGCTGGGATGAGATAGCTCTATGAAGTAAAATACCCTTTATGCTCAGATTCAAGCTTATGCAAATTGAGTTAAACCTATGAGGCTCTGACCTTTTGGTTGGAGAGGAATTGAAGAAGGGGGAAGAGGTTATATGTTCTTTCTTAGGAAATGTTCTCTTAGACTATGCAACTACGAGTACATATTTTTCCTTGTAGAGTTTGTTGCAGTGTTTGCTGTATCTTCAGTAATTCAAGGCAAATATGGCGGCAATTGCTGAAAAGATTTTGCAAGTGGCTACTATTTCGCTACACGAATAACTAATAGCAGATATAATTTGTATCAAGGGGTTTCTCTTTCCAGAACATCTAAGAACAAAGATAAAAATTCATCGATTTCATTTAATCTAATTTTGAGGAATTTTGTCCATTCTCTTATTTAGAGTGCCTCTGAGAAACAGGTGCTTTGTCATTtataattttcacatttttaattCATGCTAGTCTTTTTCTGCACACATATATCGTATGATAATTATTATACAAAAGATCTCGTGATGTCACCGTACAAGGAAATAATGAATTTCTTCCATTACTTATAAAGTTAATACGTTCCTTACATCACCATGCAATGAAATAATGAAGTTCTTTAATTATTGAAAAGGTCAAACAATGAATAAATGGAAATAATGaagttttaagaattaattgaaTCCAACATTGAATGCACTTATGAAGGGTAACAAAGTGGATCAACATTTCGTGGTGAagcttcgtgcttttataattgCATAGATTTAGTTTATCGTCTACCTAATAGACAGGCTGCAGCAGTCCCATAATTGTTTCACTTCACCAAACCGTAGAACATGAATTTCCCAGTCTTCTTTTCCCTGGAAAATCAAACATGGAACTCGTCATATATAAGGATGACAAAGTAGACATTGAGTTGGCAGTCTGTCTTTATgcataattaatttaatatttatgtgGTTCTTGTGCAATAAAATATTGTCGGTGATATTTATGCATGTTATTCATTCTGCATACAAAGTGAAGCCCGTTTTAGTGAGTCTCAACTGAGACACAACTGGCTTATGGCTAAATGGTTTGACTCTAAGCATAAAGAAGGTGGAGCTACAGCACAAGGTGCTTGTATTCTTCTTGTTTACCGTGCTTAAATGAAGACATTGAACACTTTCTTCCATTCCCAAGTTTTCCAATTAACAAATGCTTTTCCAGATGCATAATGTCTACTTGTGCTAAGTCTTTCCGAATACCTTCACTTATTCATTTTTTGCGACTGCTGAAGTAGTTATTGTTTTTTGATCTTTCAAGTATTACAAAGAGCTTGAATTTAAGTTTTGGTTATGATGTACAGACACTTGAGATGCTTGAGAAAAAGGAGAAAGTTTTATTGAAAAAAACTGCTGCTGAGGTTGAAAAAGCGAAGGAATTTACTagagcaaaaaataaaagaggtatgatttcttgaaaataatttatCAGAAGGGGCTTCTTCTTCGTATGTCGTTCTCTTGCTCGGGTTACGTTTACATTGATATTTCTGTTTTTCTGTtatgtcttgtttttttttcccaTTTATTATTCCTATGCACTTAAGAATAGGACTTGCTACTAGAataatcttttcttatttctaagGGTGAGCTGTTGTTTAGAATATTTTTGTAATCGCAGGAATTATGTAATGTTCGACCGGtttgtttaatttaatattttgttttaGATGAGGTAGGTTTCCTATCGTGTACTAGCCAATTAACAGTTACATCATGAATTTATCAGTGCTGAAGAAACCATCGATACTTTTTATTTGGTACTTTCATCATATGTTGACTGCAGGAaaggggaaaatgaaaaatatcaaaacaggGTCAAATGTTGCTATATTAGTTAAACCTAGAAGTTACGGCTGGGAATTGTTAACACATATTACTTTTCTAATTGAGCTTCTCCTGTTCACGTGATTTAATTTTTGGCGGGAGGTGGCTTGAAAATATCTGTTTTGACTTTTTTTATGTGTTAATGCAACAAGCAGTAGTATTTAGATATGTTTCTGCTATTTTCTTGGGATGACTGGAAAAGCTAATTAGATATTTCAAAACTAGCTTAAGCGTTGGATTTTTATTCCAACTGGATACTCTATTATCTACTAACTCTTTCAGTCTTTTCCTTATTATAATTATCATAACATTGTTTTTATTACAAGAAATTTCATATAAAACAGTTTAGATGTTCCTTCTTGACAATTTTTCTGTGGATGAATATCCGATGCGGAGTACAGTTCCAATATCAGATAGAAATTTGAGTCTCAGCTGAAGATATAAGTGAAATTATTTCCAGCTTTTGGCTTTATTCCTGGTCAACTTTTGTTTGTTATTTGGCAATTCTCTCTTAAATGTCATTGAAGCTCGGGGATTCTTGCTTTGGGATAATCTTTAACCCTTGGCTGATCTGGTTAAAGTCCTAAAAAAAGGTTTTTAGCTTCTCAGCAGAATGATAGAGGAAATTAATGTGGATAGAGTATGCTTTTATCTTTGTGGATCACACATATGTATATTCCTCAATACTTATAGTACTTCAAGAACGTACTAGGTGAATATTATGTGATGTCTTTATGTTCATGTTACTATATTTTGACTCATTATGGTTTtgcctctttttcttcttttcgtcAACATTTCTGatgaatttttttgtttttttttccagcTGCAATACAATGTTTAAAAAGGAAAAGGCTCTATGAGCAGCAAGTCGAACAGCTTGGAAATTTCCAATTACGTATCCATGATCAGGTGCTCTTGATGTTTGCTAGATCTCATAATCTTTGCATGCATTTTGTGTTGTAACATCACATTAGGCATAGGCCGGATTTATTTAATTGGATTCGGGTTTCAGATGATACTTTTAGAAGGCGCAAAAGCCACAACAGAAACTGTCGATGCTTTGAGAACTGGAGCAGCTGCAATGAAAGCCATGCAGAAGGCAACGTAAGTTGTATATGCACTATGTTGCTGTAGTATCTTTACTCCTAGTTTGCATAGTTACACAGCTTATGCACAGAAAGACTTCTGTCCTAGAACATAAAATGTTCAAACGATATATAAGAGGTCTTCACTCTTCAGTACAGACCTTTTGCTGGATGCGAGATAGCATGTTAAAGCATTAGATTTCCTTGTAGACTTCTTTTTGCATTAAATATTCTGTCTCAATTGAGTAAGTAGAGAGACTTGAACCATAATCTTAGCGGACGGATGCCATTTTATTAGATGGCTTCAATTCTGTAATACTTATATTTTCCAGTTAGGCAGTTATTATTAGTAGAGTTACAAACAAGCTTTCTACGCAGAAGCATGATTACTGTTTTGTGATATCTCTTGCATCTACGCAGTGTTGTTCTTTGTGTTGTCCAGAGTTTTTCGTTCGTCAAGGTCAAACTTAAATATATGCTGTATCTTTTGTTAAATGGGGTTTTCTTGCCTGATACCGTCTAATTTTTCTATTCAGGAATATTGATGATGTTGACAAAACAATGGATGAAATCAATGAGCAGACTGAGAATATGAAAATGATTCAGGAAGCGTTATCTACGCCAATTGGTGCAGCTGCTGATTTTGATGAAGTATCTACTTGGGCAATTCTTTGTTCTTCTATAATAGCTCCTTTCTGTTTCTGGAAAATAATTTGTATTACTTTTTGCAGGATGAGTTGGAGGCAGAACTTGAAGAACTGGAAGAAGCTGAGTTGGAGGAACAACTCCTTCAGCCTGCAACAACTGCGCCTTCTGCACCTATTCATCTGCCTACTACTGGTAGGCAACAAGTGCGTCCTGCCGCCCAGCAGAATAAAGCAGAAGAAGATGAACTTGCTGCTTTGCAGGCTGAAATGGCTCTTTGAAGAGGTCATTTTCTTGTTCTCTTTTTCTTATCATTACAACTAAGCTATGTTGCTTGGACTCTCTGAAAATGCCGCGGGGCGCGTATCTGATCCTCCAAAAGTTgtatatttttggaggatccaacaTGGGTGCGGcatcattttggagagtccgcgcaacatagcaGATAAGTATTTGAGACTAGGAAATCATCATCTCGCTGTTTGACATTTGCGCTGATTTAGGTGCTAATATTGATCTACTTTTAGGAAAACTGATTAGGTGCTGTTTTCATTGGccaattataaattaataatgCTGTACTTCTGTGCTTCTCCAAAGAACTTCTAGTTTTTGGCTCAATCGTTTGTGTCTTGGTCTTCTTTTGTGGGTCTTGCGGAAACAACGTTCTTGGCCCGGAGGGGCATAATTGGGTGGGGTAGTATGCTTTATTAACTACTCACCccatcccaatttatgtggcgGTGTTTGAATAGGCATAACATTTAAGGAAAAAAGGAGGacttttgaaatttttggtttaAAATAAGTCATAGAAATTTGTGTGGccataaatcatctcattaagggtagaatggGAAGTTTAAtgattaaattatttctaaataaggaAGTATGACATTCTTTTTAGgactgactaaaaaggaaagagtaccacataaattgggacggagggaTTAGTTTTTAGCTTCAACTCCTGCACTTCCATTAGTTATCAGTTCAATTTATGTTGCTCATAGATTTTTCAATTGATTGAAGGAAAGAACGTTCCACATAAAACCTAGCATTATATGAGCTGTTGTTATACAAACATATTTACAAGTTGTAGGTTAAGCAAGATTAAAATGAAACTGTCCATTTCACGTCCCCCACTTTCACCTGTTTTCTCGCTGAAGTTAATCTACTTCTGCCTAGACTAGATATGGAATGAATGTGGTGGAAGCCAATGAATACCTCCATTTTTGCTTGTTTTCTTTGCGAACCTGCTTCCTTTTTCGAACTCAATGTTTCTTCAATCATTCTGCTTCCTTTTTCAACTCTTGAAACCCAACTCAAGATTTACCTTCCCTCACTTCCTCCTCAACCCATGGAAACCCCCCACTAAAGGTTGGGAAAAAGAAGGTACCTTGACTACAACCTTAAGAGTTTAGAGAATATAGACTAGAAAGAACTGATTGTGAAGTCTCCTAGTAAACACTAAACAGTCATCCAGCATTCCCAGTCATCTTTCTCACTAATCTTTCAAGATGCTAAGTGAATATAGAACTCATCTTCTTCAGGGACATCTATTGAGTAGCAACAAAGATGTAAATTCTTGGAATCAATGCAGACTTAGTTAAAGACAGGATACAATGGAAGAGAAAGATCAATATAGGTGATATTTACTAGTTAGGAATAGGCTTTAAATTTGTTAAAAGTATcgtaatattattattattattattattattattattattattattattattattattattattattatta is drawn from Nicotiana tabacum cultivar K326 chromosome 22, ASM71507v2, whole genome shotgun sequence and contains these coding sequences:
- the LOC107789817 gene encoding vacuolar protein sorting-associated protein 32 homolog 2, which codes for MFTRIFGKPKQETNALATLDKLNETLEMLEKKEKVLLKKTAAEVEKAKEFTRAKNKRAAIQCLKRKRLYEQQVEQLGNFQLRIHDQMILLEGAKATTETVDALRTGAAAMKAMQKATNIDDVDKTMDEINEQTENMKMIQEALSTPIGAAADFDEDELEAELEELEEAELEEQLLQPATTAPSAPIHLPTTGRQQVRPAAQQNKAEEDELAALQAEMAL